The Gemmatimonadota bacterium genome includes a window with the following:
- a CDS encoding acetylxylan esterase, which yields MQTESLRRALHDLLGIPTVRCDLAPEFRGQIERDGIVVEKWIWTSEPGSRVPSVLYRPAHPTAPMPSIVITCGHGGSKSQWQYTYIPQLYAKLGLACLVLDPVGEEERHICGDLGTRAHDPEEVHTCADDAGRLIMGKLVFDTMRGIDFLFTRSDIDPERVGVAGNSLGGAKASWMLALDTRLKLALVSGWALCDTMTVTGKFCTRVPNQRLRTLCTWPEFLSLAAPHCAVLILNGDADVIIDTEGDSAAWEGTRNAVAGAAPNFPDGHIACWFEPAGGHRPYFGYTVALKWIHRHLGAPGFDPEESLPTLNSGDWCDANGVILEKLYGTDLHQRGATLPDLGIRPIHRTDLACLRPEETGDPRYTLEGWLEQIQA from the coding sequence ATGCAAACCGAATCCCTGCGCCGCGCCCTGCACGACCTCCTGGGCATCCCCACGGTCCGCTGCGACCTGGCTCCGGAATTCCGCGGACAGATCGAACGGGATGGAATCGTCGTCGAAAAATGGATCTGGACGAGCGAACCGGGTTCCCGCGTCCCCTCCGTACTCTATCGACCGGCACACCCCACCGCACCCATGCCATCCATCGTAATCACCTGCGGCCACGGCGGCAGCAAAAGCCAGTGGCAGTACACCTACATCCCCCAACTCTACGCCAAACTCGGACTGGCTTGCCTGGTTCTGGACCCGGTCGGAGAAGAAGAGCGGCACATCTGCGGCGACCTGGGTACCCGGGCACACGATCCTGAAGAAGTCCACACCTGCGCCGATGATGCTGGCCGGCTCATCATGGGCAAGCTCGTCTTCGACACGATGCGGGGCATCGATTTTCTCTTCACCCGGAGCGACATCGACCCGGAGCGCGTCGGTGTGGCGGGAAACTCCCTCGGCGGTGCCAAGGCCTCCTGGATGCTGGCCCTCGACACCCGCCTCAAGCTGGCCCTGGTCTCCGGTTGGGCGCTGTGCGACACCATGACGGTCACCGGCAAGTTCTGCACCCGCGTCCCAAATCAGCGCCTGCGCACCCTCTGTACCTGGCCAGAATTTCTCTCCCTGGCTGCGCCCCACTGCGCCGTCCTCATCCTCAACGGCGACGCCGATGTCATCATCGACACAGAGGGAGACAGTGCCGCGTGGGAAGGTACCCGGAACGCCGTGGCCGGCGCGGCTCCGAATTTCCCGGACGGCCACATCGCTTGCTGGTTCGAACCAGCGGGAGGGCATCGACCCTACTTCGGCTACACCGTCGCCCTAAAATGGATCCACCGCCACCTCGGCGCCCCCGGTTTCGACCCCGAAGAGAGCCTGCCCACCCTCAACTCGGGCGACTGGTGCGACGCCAACGGCGTCATCCTGGAAAAACTCTACGGCACCGATCTCCACCAGCGCGGCGCCACCCTTCCCGACCTCGGCATCCGGCCCATACACCGCACCGACCTGGCATGCCTCCGTCCAGAGGAGACCGGCGACCCGCGCTACACCCTGGAAGGCTGGCTGGAGCAGATCCAGGCCTGA